The following are from one region of the Streptomyces fradiae genome:
- a CDS encoding STAS domain-containing protein: MTIEWRYTTRPGLSVLSLAGYLGADAVSRFGGAVGWVVARGEGPVILDLTGLRGWSAGGQLAVADAARRLRDGGRPLELAAIPADGSLVPSGDCPEMTVHADLATALAAHRGDGGELREWCSDEWPGSRTAPQPRKRG; encoded by the coding sequence ATGACCATCGAATGGCGCTACACCACCCGCCCCGGCCTGAGCGTGCTCTCGCTCGCCGGCTATCTCGGGGCCGACGCGGTCAGCCGGTTCGGCGGTGCGGTGGGCTGGGTCGTGGCCCGTGGCGAAGGTCCCGTGATCCTCGACCTCACCGGTCTGCGCGGCTGGTCCGCGGGCGGCCAGCTCGCGGTGGCCGACGCCGCCCGCCGGCTGCGGGACGGCGGCCGGCCGCTCGAACTCGCCGCGATCCCCGCCGACGGCTCCCTCGTGCCCAGCGGCGACTGCCCGGAGATGACCGTCCACGCCGACCTGGCCACCGCGCTCGCCGCCCACCGGGGCGACGGCGGGGAGCTGCGCGAGTGGTGCAGCGACGAATGGCCCGGCTCCCGCACCGCCCCGCAGCCCCGGAAGAGGGGGTGA
- a CDS encoding ATP-binding protein yields the protein MSSATAALPHRHVLTVPTLPAAVRVVRETAEMTFAEWGIAADHPALGPALLILSELVTNSVRHAADTSPSLTVTFAAGDDTLAFAVHDRHPHHPGVLAAATAGGGLAVIAEVMTAAGGTCVVRRDADGGGKSVWITLPLQPAKATP from the coding sequence ATGAGCTCCGCGACGGCAGCGCTGCCCCACCGTCATGTGCTGACGGTGCCGACGCTGCCCGCGGCGGTCCGGGTGGTGCGCGAGACGGCGGAGATGACCTTCGCCGAATGGGGCATCGCCGCCGACCACCCCGCGCTCGGGCCCGCGCTGCTGATCCTCAGCGAGCTGGTCACCAACAGCGTCCGGCACGCCGCCGACACCTCGCCCAGCCTCACCGTCACCTTCGCGGCGGGCGACGACACGCTCGCGTTCGCCGTGCACGACCGGCACCCGCACCATCCCGGGGTCCTCGCCGCCGCCACCGCCGGCGGCGGGCTCGCCGTGATCGCCGAGGTGATGACCGCCGCCGGCGGCACCTGTGTGGTCCGCCGGGACGCCGACGGCGGCGGAAAGAGCGTCTGGATCACCCTCCCCCTGCAACCCGCGAAGGCAACACCATGA
- a CDS encoding pyridoxamine 5'-phosphate oxidase family protein: MSVPTTRRIVETSGAEALWLLEGAAHGRLVFTQREQAVVRPAVHVLEYGRLIVRAPVQADLLHARPTLTYQVDEIRMPAGSGWSVTVTGPGEPVAEPVEAAHYRRTLPGWAYGPHDTLLRITPQTVTGYRLGTVETR, translated from the coding sequence ATGAGCGTGCCGACCACCCGCCGGATCGTCGAGACCTCCGGGGCCGAGGCCCTCTGGCTGCTCGAAGGCGCCGCCCACGGACGCCTCGTCTTCACCCAGCGCGAGCAGGCGGTCGTACGGCCCGCCGTGCACGTCCTCGAATACGGCCGGCTCATCGTCCGCGCCCCGGTGCAGGCGGATCTGCTGCACGCCCGCCCGACGCTGACGTACCAGGTCGACGAGATCCGGATGCCGGCGGGCAGCGGCTGGAGCGTCACCGTCACCGGGCCCGGCGAACCGGTCGCCGAGCCGGTCGAGGCCGCGCACTACCGGCGTACCCTGCCCGGCTGGGCGTACGGGCCGCACGACACCCTGCTGCGGATCACCCCGCAGACCGTGACGGGATACCGCCTGGGCACGGTGGAGACACGATGA